A stretch of the Acomys russatus chromosome 23, mAcoRus1.1, whole genome shotgun sequence genome encodes the following:
- the Ddit4l gene encoding DNA damage-inducible transcript 4-like protein, which translates to MVATGSLSSKNSTSISELLDGGYDPGSLLSDFDYWDYVVPEPNLSEVVFEETTCQNLAKMLENCLSKSKQTKLGCSKVLVPEKLTQRIAQDVLRLSSTEPCGLRGCVLHVNLEIENVCKKLDRIVCDASVVPTFELTLVFKQETCSWTSLRDFFFSRGRFSSGLRRTVILSSGFRLVKKKLYSLIGTTVIEER; encoded by the exons ATGGTTGCAACGGGCAGTCTGAGCAGTAAGAACTCCACCAGCATTTCAGAGTTGCTGGACGGTGGCTATGACCCTGGGAGTCTGCTAAGTG ATTTTGACTACTGGGATTATGTTGTCCCTGAGCCTAACCTCAGTGAGGTGGTATTTGAAGAGACGACATGCCAGAATTTGGCTAAAATGTTGGAGAACTGTCTGTCCaaatcaaagcaaaccaaactCGGTTGCTCCAAGGTCTTGGTCCCTGAGAAACTGACCCAGAGAATCGCTCAGGATGTCCTGCGGCTCTCCTCCACGGAGCCCTGCGGCCTTCGAGGTTGTGTCCTGCACGTGAACTTGGAAATCGAAAATGTCTGTAAAAAGCTGGATCGGATTGTGTGTGATGCTAGCGTGGTGCCTACTTTTGAGCTGACGCTTGTGTTTAAGCAGGAGACCTGCTCGTGGACCAGCCTCAGGGACTTCTTTTTCAGCAGAGGGCGCTTCTCGTCAGGCCTTAGGCGAACAGTGATCCTCAGCTCAGGATTTCGACTTGTTAAGAAAAAACTGTACTCTCTGATTGGAACAACAGTCATTGAAGAGCGCTAA